The following are encoded in a window of Castanea sativa cultivar Marrone di Chiusa Pesio chromosome 9, ASM4071231v1 genomic DNA:
- the LOC142608812 gene encoding uncharacterized protein LOC142608812 gives MTVKNITYPTYKDACYALGLLDDDKEWHECIIEAAQWASGKQLRQLFVTILMFCEVSDPLTFWDSNWKILTEDILNRQRHISHFHDLILSDSQLKNYGLYEIDQILQQYGKSLKDYPQMPQPAVNILIHKGNRLIEEEMSYDIGSLQRELEILISGLNNEQRTIYNSIMEAVFSEGGGMFFIYGHCGTGKTYLYRTILAAVRSKGKIALAIASSGIATLLLPGGRTTHSRFHIPINVNDESTCEIKQKTQVADLLLKTSIIVWDEAPMANKNCFEVVNRSLQDILQIEDPRNLEKPFGGKVVVLGGDFRQILPVVKKGRREDIVQSTICQSHLWNYCHVFKLQQNMRLMQNNMSEIQQSSIQDFSEWILKIGNGDLGEGDGGNNITIPHDLIIQPTENPLEDIINSTYLDLDAQYMDANYIQERAILDPTNEVVEELNDYIISSINGVEHEYLSSDSICKASLNVADQDILYPIEFLNSLRFLGLPNHKLTLKVGLPIMLLRNLNQNEGLCNGTRLIFTKLATWVIEAKIITGTNIGTCLFIPRITLSPSDSKWPFDLKRRQFDVGQPQYNNRAEK, from the coding sequence ATGACtgtaaaaaatattacttatcCTACTTATAAAGATGCATGTTATGCACTTGGACTTCTAGATGATGATAAAGAATGGCATGAATGCATAATTGAAGCTGCACAATGGGCCAGTGGCAAGCAATTACGCCAGCTATTTGTTACCATACTCATGTTTTGTGAAGTATCTGACCCTTTAACTTTTTGGGATTCTAATTGGAAAATTCTTACTGAAGATATACTTAATAGACAAAGACATATCTCCCATTTTCATGATCTGATATTATCTGATAGTCAATTGAAAAATTATGGCTTATATGAAATTGACCAAATCCTCCAACAATATGGAAAATCTTTGAAAGACTATCCTCAAATGCCTCAGCCGGCTGTAAATATTCTTATTCATAAAGGAAATAGACTTATTGAAGAAGAAATGTCATATGATATAGGAAGTTTGCAAAGAGAACTTGAGATCTTGATATCTGGCCTCAACAATGAACAAAGAACTATCTATAATTCTATAATGGAAGCTGTTTTTTCTGAAGGTGGGGGCATGTTTTTCATCTATGGTCATTGTGGAACGGGAAAAACATATCTTTATAGAACAATTTTGGCTGCTGTAagatcaaaaggaaaaatagcTCTTGCAATTGCTTCTTCAGGCATTGCTACTCTATTACTTCCTGGTGGCCGGACAACACATTCGCGATTCCACATCCCCATTAATGTCAATGATGAGTCAACTtgtgaaataaaacaaaaaacacaggTAGCAGACCTTCTTTTGAAAACAAGTATAATAGTTTGGGATGAGGCACCAATGgcaaacaaaaattgttttgaagTTGTTAATCGCAGCCTTCAAGATATACTGCAAATTGAAGATCCAAGGAATTTGGAAAAACCTTTTGGTGGTAAAGTTGTGGTTTTAGGTGGTGATTTTCGGCAAATACTTCCAGTTGTGAAAAAGGGAAGACGTGAGGATATTGTCCAATCTACAATTTGTCAGTCACACTTATGGAATTATTGTCATGTCTTTAAACTACAACAAAATATGAGACTTATGCAGAACAATATGAGTGAAATACAACAATCATCTATACAAGACTTTAGTGAATGGATTTTAAAAATAGGTAATGGTGATTTGGGAGAAGGTGATGGTGGCAATAACATTACAATTCCTCATGATCTAATCATCCAACCTACAGAAAATCCACTGGAAGATATTATTAATAGCACATACCTTGATTTGGATGCTCAATACATGGATGCAAACTACATTCAAGAAAGGGCAATTCTTGACCCTACAAATGAAGTTGTAGAGGAGTTAAATGACTACATTATTTCATCAATAAATGGAGTAGAACATGAATATTTGAGTTCAGATTCTATTTGCAAGGCTTCTTTGAATGTTGCTGATCAAGACATTTTATACCCTATTGAGTTTTTAAACAGCTTAAGATTTCTAGGATTGCCAAATCATAAGTTGACATTAAAAGTAGGCTTACCTATTATGTTGCTTAGAAACTTGAACCAGAATGAAGGACTTTGTAATGGAACAAGACTGATTTTTACAAAGCTGGCTACATGGGTTATAGAAGCAAAAATTATTACTGGCACTAATATAGGCACATGCTTGTTCATTCCGAGAATAACATTATCTCCAAGTGATTCAAAATGGCCTTTTGATCTAAAGAGGAGACAATttgacgtaggacaaccacaatatAATAATAGGGCAGAAAAATGA
- the LOC142611000 gene encoding uncharacterized protein LOC142611000 isoform X1 yields MTQDWQHSFYLILRLKNYSTYQQKNLNKCTQVPEEFDLPLQIANLIGKTFVFQLELNDYNLKQGWEIYTVKKLFDPVIQIDNSVKLDQITDYYMSDAANDSANNLPSEEDANPTNDASDVQLTPIGDRQKRKRKQRVL; encoded by the exons ATGACACAGGATTGGCAACAttcattttatttgattctACGGCTGAAAAATTACTCCACATATCAGCAAAAGAACTTAAATAAATGTACACAG GTACCTGAAGAGTTTGACCTGCCTTTGCAAATAGCAAACCTTATTGGGAAAACATTTGTCTTCCAATTGGAACTCAATGACTATAACCTCAAACAGGGATGGGAGATCTACACTGTGAAGAAACTTTTTGATCCTGTTATACAAATTGACAATTCAGTTAAACTTGATCAAATAACTGAT TATTATATGAGTGATGCTGCAAATGATTCTGCCAACaacttaccaagtgaagaagatgctAATCCTACAAATGATGCAAGTGATGTACAGCTCACACCTATTGGAGATCGACAAAAGAGGAAGAGGAAACAAAGAGTCCTTTAA
- the LOC142611000 gene encoding replication protein A 70 kDa DNA-binding subunit B-like isoform X2 — protein MDQEVKNNRLIEELPRQFKPQRTIEEEMNNNRRTIIEILNMVWNSENKETIFTCHGKITKIETGFGWYFMSCEICRRKVKPRGEHLWCDRCNKLAGFPIPRYRIELKVEDDTGLATFILFDSTAEKLLHISAKELK, from the exons ATGGATCA GGAAGTGAAAAATAATCGTCTCATAGAAGAGCTGCCAAGACAATTTAAGCCACAGAGAACaattgaagaagaaatgaacAATAATAGAAGAACcataattgaaatattaaacatgGTCTGGAACTCTGAAAATAAG GAGACTATCTTCACCTGCCATGGAAAgattacaaaaattgaaacGGGTTTCGGTTGGTACTTTATGTCATGCGAAATATGTCGTAGAAAGGTTAAACCAAGAGGTGAACATTTGTGGTGTGATCGTTGTAACAAACTGGCAGGCTTCCCAATCCCAAG GTATAGAATTGAACTGAAAGTTGAAGATGACACAGGATTGGCAACAttcattttatttgattctACGGCTGAAAAATTACTCCACATATCAGCAAAAGAACTTAAATAA